Below is a genomic region from Eulemur rufifrons isolate Redbay chromosome 24, OSU_ERuf_1, whole genome shotgun sequence.
tctacacaaaaattaaagtgGTATGTTTACCTACCTTATTTAACTCTTTACAGATAAGAATATAGATAAACTATGGCTTAGAGAAATTGACTAGCCCAAAGCTAGTCAGCTGGTTAGTGGCAGAGTAAGTTACTGGATAACTAATTTGAtgttttttctactttaatttttcacattttatattttccatagcTGCCCATAGTTTAATATGTTGCCATAAAACTAACAGGTTGTTGCTTTGTATTGATGCTTGATACCTACTTCAGTAACCTACTTTATTGAACTCTTATCCATGAAGCTCTCCAGAGTTCACAGTTGAGTCTCTGTGAAAAATGATCATCACCTTGGTTTACGACTTGTTAGGACAGTACACAGCACATCTCAGCATTCTTTAAATACAAGTTTTAAAAGACGTAAATATCAAATCCAGCAACTTCTTTTGCTATTAACTCACATTAGACAAGGCCATGTTTTATGTTTATAACACAGGATAGTACCATCTACAGCCTAGCTATCCCAAAATGAATTAGTATTTGTAAAGTGTTGTTCAGTCTCTGAAGGAATGTATTTGAAGGAATACATAAAAGgcttaattttttctactttcctaagtaaaagatttttctttcttcaaaacatacattttttttctctccacaactctccccctctctctgtgtatatatatgtggcAGGGATTTGATATAGAACTagaatatcttcttttaaaatttttaaatttattttttagggactggtctcactatgttgctggggctggtcttgaacttcctgggctcaagcaatcctccagcctcagcctcccaaatagctgggactgcaagcatACGCTCCTGCACCTGGTTGACTATCAAATACTTTCAACCTCTAACTTTATATATCCTCTTTTTGCCCTGTCCTAGATTTTCTATAGCTCTTTCATGTGCTCACCCAATGCTGGCCTTTCTTCCGTAATTTCTCTCATAAGCCAACACTTATTAGATGATTACTGTATAATagatattttaagtgctttacatatgttaattCACATAATCCTCATAATAACTCTACGAAGTAGGCATTACTATTATCCCTGCTTTAGATTTAAAAACTGAGGAACAGGGAAATCAAGTAACTTCCCCGAAGTCACAGGTACTAAGTGATGGAGCTGGGTTAGGAACCCAGTAACCTAATTAGTCTGCTCTTAACCACCATTATATGGCTTCTCCAAGAGCATAATGGAattataaagatgaagaaaatgaagctcagagagtaaCTCAAAATGCCCTCATAAATTAACCCCAAAATCTGTACTTTTTCTACTACATCAGAGAAGGAAGTATAGCATTGGGTTCTGAAGCCAGAAAGGCTGCGCTGGAATCCTGGCTGTGCCACTTAGTAACTATATGACCTTAAGAAAGTTACTTCTCTTTGCTGCAGTTTCATTATCTTCAAAATGTGGATAATAGAATTTACCACATAGGGCTGTTAtgaggaataaaggaaataagTACAAATGAAGTGCTCAGAAAAGTGCCTTAAGTAAGCATTTAGTGTTACTTTTATTTCCAACCTATCTCTTTTatttatcagaaaataatttgtcaTATGTGCTACTCTGAGGAAGCAGCTGTAAGCCAGAGGTTAAGACAATGAATGTTTGGGTTCTAATCAAAAGCCATTGTCCTTTAGAAAGTCAGTCTCCCAGAATTTCAGCATCCTCACCTGTGAGAGAACAGTATCATCTCACAAAGTTATTAAGGATTAAATGATGCACAACTGATACATGgcaagagttttaaaatattaaccacTCATCATCTCTGCATCTTTAGCAGCTAGCACAATGTTTAATGACACAATTAAGACTTTTCTTGTGGTTTCCTTCACTatccctttcattttcttccctggcATCATCCTAAGTATTTTTAACATCTTCCCCTTACAATGTAGACCAGAATAACTGTAAACAAAAATGTAACTTTGTTGCCCCTTGAAGTTGCCACTTACCTAGTAGTAATCATACCACATTTTTAGCAAATGGAGTACAAACAGCAACCACTGCAAGTCACCAGTACAGAAGGGGAAATGGAATTCTTACCTTATTTACCACATTAAGaactattagaaaatatttacaattgatATAATTACAGcatgtcttttcctttttctactttttaacaaAGTTCCTCTTCATTCCTAAGTTTTAAACCACACAGAATGTATGAAATCCATGTTAACATACAACCCCTTTATTAACAAGTATCCTGCCCAAGAATGAAGGATAAGTTAGGTAAATGAAATGGGTTATAACTATTTTATAGGCTATCTTACAAATAAGAAGACTGTCAAAGGTGCAATCTTTTTATGAAATTGTAAGTGTTCTAAGTTTGATAAACGCTCCACAACTAGCTGTGAAGTTTCCCTAGGCTACTACTTGACAGACTATTGGAGAACTTTTTTCAACACGATACCTTTTCTCAAATACCTTCACATTGCTCCCACAGTTCTCAGTGTGACCTAATATAAAGGACAAATAAATTGAGcaatacctcaaaaaaaaaatccctgttgaaaagaatttttaaaatataaggttaGGTATTATATAGTAATACAATCACTtcagttaaaagtaaaaatttattgacCTAAAATTATTGCCAAAAACTTTAAGCAAAAACTTCATTTAAGCTTAATGCTCTTTTTAACTCCTGCACGAATGCCAGATAATTCACCACTATAACGTTGCTCTTCCCTACGAACTTCTCGAACCTGGCCTCTTCTTCGAATTTTGGCTCTTCTGAACTTCTCCCTGTGTTTCACTCTGGGATTGCGATCAATTTTCTTTCTCCTAGGAGTAAGTCCCCTATTTTTAGCAATCTGATAGGTAATGGCCCTCTTTGCATTTTGATCTTCAAGAGCCTGTTCTTCAgtgctattttcttctttcttcctcttcagcTTTTGCctgtcttctatttccttataGTATTTCAGGTGAGCTCCTTCATCAAAATCAGAATCATCAGAAAGAACTGTATCAGCAGTGGAAGTATTTGAAACAGACTTTGGTTTGGCCTTGGTGGATTTTGCTTTTGGATTCAGTTCTGTCTTTATAGCACCATCCTTAAGTGTGAGTAGATGACGAATTTCGGAGGACAGCTTCTGATCCACAATCGACAGCTTGTTAATCAAATTTCGGTAGGTAACAAGCCTTTCTATGACAGGATGTCCATGTGCCGGGACTCTCCTAGCTTTCAGGATCAAATAAAAACTGATGTTGGAGCAATAATTCAAGTAGAGGTTGTACTTGGTCCTCAAGTATTGGCTTCCTTTGCCGGGTGGAATGATCCCTTGCTCCACCAACTGTAACAGTGGCTCCAGCTCATCCTTCACCTCTGTCAACTTGACTTTAAGGTCTTCTATCAGCTCCAAAAGCTCTGGTGATTCCTTTCGCAACATTTTCAGCTTCTCTTTCGCTGAAACTTTAGCCAAATCCTTCACGACCCGTGTCTCAGCCTCATCTACCTGAGGCACAGGTTTTGCAAATGCCTCCACCCACTCAACCCCAAAATCATCCTCTTGCAGGGCCTGGGCTAGGCGCCGCTGAATGACCtgcgcctcctcctcctcttctttttcctcctcctctactTCTTGTTGACTCTGCCGGCCTCGGGACTTGGAACCATAGTCAGTGTCATAATAAAGTTTTTTCCTCTGTCCCCAGGACAAACTGGGATCCAGAAAGGCCTCGGCCTCACTTTGCACGGAGCtcccaccatcatcatcatcatcatcatcatcttcctcaTTCCCCGCACTCCCTCCATCTTCGTCGTCCTCATCGTCTATATCTAGGGGtagcacctcctcctcctcaacgCCATCCTCCTCATCTCCACTCTCTACTTCGTTCCAACCCTTGGCCAAGACGGCCCGGGATCGTGCCTCATGAAAGTCATCTACCTGATCTTGGTAGTAGCTGGAGTCCCCTGGTGAGGGTGGCAATCCTAAATCATCTTCATTTTCGTCAGCAGGGCTGCGACCTGCGTTGGCTCGCACAGCTGCCCACTTGGCTGCTCCGCGCCGCCGGGATCTCCCCACCATGGCTCACACGCGGCCTCAGGTTCTACAGCGACACCGGAATTTTGGCCACTTCTGACCTCGGCGCACGAACAACGCGCCCCAGCAAAACGCTGTTCTACACAGCCGCGCGCTCTCTTACCACGCGAGCTGGCGGACGCCTGGATCTGCGGCAGGAGTATCCACTTCCTTCCGGTCCCCAGAATGCTCTCCGCGTGGCGTGCGAACCCGGACTTCCGCTCACTCCCTTAGGCGTAGTCACGTTATCACCTTCGTTTTCCCTGTGCCATTTAACGCCCATCTTTTTCGTTGAATTAAAATCTTTCCGTGCGGGAACAACAGGTTAGGCAAGTTCCGTTCCGCAGCACCGTTTGTTGAGGCCGCTGCACTCACTCTCGCGAGCCTGGGCGTGGCTGGGGGACGAAATCCTGACGGCACTAGCAGGCGAGCTCATGGAGACCAGTAGGGGGCGCTGTACCTCTACGCCCAGGAGAGGTCCGGGGCGGTCCGGTGCGCTC
It encodes:
- the UTP3 gene encoding something about silencing protein 10 — its product is MVGRSRRRGAAKWAAVRANAGRSPADENEDDLGLPPSPGDSSYYQDQVDDFHEARSRAVLAKGWNEVESGDEEDGVEEEEVLPLDIDDEDDEDGGSAGNEEDDDDDDDDGGSSVQSEAEAFLDPSLSWGQRKKLYYDTDYGSKSRGRQSQQEVEEEEKEEEEEAQVIQRRLAQALQEDDFGVEWVEAFAKPVPQVDEAETRVVKDLAKVSAKEKLKMLRKESPELLELIEDLKVKLTEVKDELEPLLQLVEQGIIPPGKGSQYLRTKYNLYLNYCSNISFYLILKARRVPAHGHPVIERLVTYRNLINKLSIVDQKLSSEIRHLLTLKDGAIKTELNPKAKSTKAKPKSVSNTSTADTVLSDDSDFDEGAHLKYYKEIEDRQKLKRKKEENSTEEQALEDQNAKRAITYQIAKNRGLTPRRKKIDRNPRVKHREKFRRAKIRRRGQVREVRREEQRYSGELSGIRAGVKKSIKLK